DNA from Rubripirellula lacrimiformis:
GCGATCGCACCAAGTCCGGCCGGGGCGGCTGGACCGTAATAGCCTTGGCTGTCGGCTTGGACGTTCCACCATTCGAATCGGGAACCAATCTGGATTCGGTCGTTGATCGAACGAATCAGGTATTGGTTGATGCCAAACGTTTCGCGGACCGTTTCGCCAGCGGCGTTTTCGGTATCCAGAAGGTCGGCTTGGAAGATGTACGACAGCTTCTCGGTCATCTGCATCGAAGCGACGGTGGACGACATGTAGCCGCGTTCATCAGCTCCGCCCTTGTCATTCAAACGGCCGACGGTGAACGTCGAAGTGACGTTGATGTCGTCGGTCAGTTGAACCGAGCTACCGCCGATGTAGGCGTCGCCGTTGTCTTCGAATCCGCTATCCCAACCCAACACATAGCCACCGTAGAAAGCCATGTCTTCGGTCATGTCATAGGTGAACAATGCACCGCTGTGGGTGAACGGTTCGCTGTTGTACATGGTGTACGCGTGGCTGTAGAAGAAGTTGCCGGTTGCGGCGACCACTTCGTAGCCGATGATCGTGTAGAAGTGGCCTACTTTGACCGAAAGGTCGCCGTAGCCGGCTTCTAGATAGGCTTGCGGGATCGCGTGCCCATAGTCGGGACCGTTGTCCCATTGGTTGTCCCAGTGGTTGTTCGGGATGCCGAACGCTTGGGTATCAGGACCATCGGTACCGTAAAGGTAGTCGACTCGTCCACCGACGCCAAAGCCATTGGACGTGTCCAATTCTTTCTCGGCGTAGACCCAAGCCTGCTGGAGTTGCAGTTCGTCTCTGCGGCTGTTGAACAGCGACAAGTTCTTGTTGTGGTATCCCAATTGGACCCATCCGCCCATGGTGAAGCCGCAGCATTCGCCAAGCAGGTTGTAGGGATCGCCAAGTTCCGAGTCGCTGAGGAAACCGTTGTCAAACAGTCCTCCACCGCAACCGGTGTCGCAGGCGGCCAAGTCACCGCAGCCCGCGTCGATCCAATCGTTGCCGCCACAGTCACGAAGGCCACAGCCGCCGTCACAGTTGCCTTCGCAACCGCCATCACATCCGAGTGCCGGCATCGCTGCGTCGCAGCCGCAATCCGACAGGCCACAATCGCAGTGGCTCACTTGCG
Protein-coding regions in this window:
- a CDS encoding porin, with translation MRLSKLAFLAALCGGAVISSGTSASTSWGQMPGQRSVGSGISQSGVSQVSHCDCGLSDCGCDAAMPALGCDGGCEGNCDGGCGLRDCGGNDWIDAGCGDLAACDTGCGGGLFDNGFLSDSELGDPYNLLGECCGFTMGGWVQLGYHNKNLSLFNSRRDELQLQQAWVYAEKELDTSNGFGVGGRVDYLYGTDGPDTQAFGIPNNHWDNQWDNGPDYGHAIPQAYLEAGYGDLSVKVGHFYTIIGYEVVAATGNFFYSHAYTMYNSEPFTHSGALFTYDMTEDMAFYGGYVLGWDSGFEDNGDAYIGGSSVQLTDDINVTSTFTVGRLNDKGGADERGYMSSTVASMQMTEKLSYIFQADLLDTENAAGETVRETFGINQYLIRSINDRIQIGSRFEWWNVQADSQGYYGPAAPAGLGAIAPGDFDIFALTLGMNVKPHSNVTIRPEIRWDWVDGGTDRLAVADMDILENDAERQTTFGVDTIFTY